From a region of the Fimbriiglobus ruber genome:
- a CDS encoding peptidylprolyl isomerase, with the protein MKVSPRLFAASSLATIFFAGLVVAKDNRPGPIPDRLRAEGKIDKFYQKHVDAGGLPVVGSERISDNALAEAAWIVGRMLDGRDDILQAMRQSRVRVAVMAADEYTTDLPEHGRLKPKLFWDRRARGLGATPTNPVVSCGEENLLGFRRDPYPNENIFVHEFAHAIHGTGLNRVDPTFDRRLRAAFAAANDRGLWKNTYAATNHSEYWAEGVQSWFDDNAPPDALHNDVRTRTRLKEYDPELAKLCGEVFGDRAWRYKRPAERKPEDRAHLVGYDPKTLPRFRWREAPLVDHPRVTVQTAAGDIELELDAKGAPEATKRFLKIANDGGYHSGRFDRATTTARAEEKEMAGGWIGASVNPAWKEKWSKELELPDLPLSANQPESGTIAMTGDADGFKIFVGSLPLEKVSCVPFGRVIVGADVARKILAAPTDVGAIKAPIDVRRVIRKE; encoded by the coding sequence GTGAAAGTCTCACCTCGCCTCTTTGCTGCCAGTTCGCTCGCAACGATTTTTTTTGCTGGGCTGGTCGTGGCAAAAGACAATCGCCCCGGTCCGATACCCGACCGCCTTCGTGCGGAAGGCAAGATCGATAAATTCTATCAGAAGCACGTAGACGCCGGCGGATTGCCGGTCGTGGGCTCTGAGCGGATATCCGACAACGCTCTGGCCGAGGCCGCCTGGATTGTCGGCCGGATGCTCGACGGGCGGGACGACATTCTTCAGGCGATGCGGCAAAGTCGTGTTCGCGTGGCTGTCATGGCGGCCGACGAATACACGACCGATCTCCCGGAACACGGCCGACTCAAGCCAAAACTCTTCTGGGACCGGCGAGCCCGTGGGCTGGGAGCGACGCCGACCAATCCGGTCGTGAGTTGTGGGGAGGAAAACCTCCTCGGGTTCCGACGCGACCCGTACCCGAACGAAAACATTTTCGTCCACGAATTCGCGCACGCGATCCACGGGACCGGGCTGAATCGCGTCGACCCGACGTTCGATCGCCGTCTCCGGGCTGCGTTCGCGGCCGCCAACGACCGTGGGTTGTGGAAGAACACCTACGCCGCAACCAACCACTCGGAATATTGGGCGGAGGGTGTCCAGTCGTGGTTCGACGACAACGCCCCGCCCGACGCGCTCCACAACGACGTCCGAACCCGCACTCGGCTGAAGGAGTACGACCCCGAGCTAGCGAAATTGTGCGGGGAAGTGTTCGGCGACCGCGCCTGGCGGTACAAGAGGCCGGCCGAGCGGAAGCCGGAGGATCGAGCCCATCTGGTCGGTTACGACCCGAAAACCCTTCCGCGGTTTCGCTGGCGGGAAGCCCCGCTGGTGGATCACCCGCGGGTCACCGTCCAGACCGCGGCCGGCGACATCGAACTCGAACTGGACGCGAAGGGCGCCCCGGAAGCGACGAAACGATTCCTCAAAATCGCGAACGACGGCGGGTATCACAGCGGCCGCTTCGACCGGGCGACGACTACCGCGAGGGCTGAGGAAAAGGAGATGGCAGGCGGGTGGATCGGTGCTTCCGTCAACCCGGCATGGAAGGAGAAGTGGTCGAAGGAACTCGAACTGCCCGATTTACCGCTTTCCGCCAACCAGCCCGAGAGCGGCACGATCGCGATGACGGGAGACGCGGACGGATTCAAAATCTTTGTCGGAAGCCTCCCGCTCGAGAAAGTGTCGTGCGTACCGTTCGGCCGCGTGATCGTGGGTGCGGACGTCGCCCGAAAAATCCTCGCCGCGCCGACCGACGTCGGTGCCATCAAAGCGCCGATCGACGTCCGCCGTGTGATCCGCAAAGAGTAA
- a CDS encoding SGNH/GDSL hydrolase family protein has product MTFLSLFSAAFTCIAVAGLSPNVHPRGSLDNARIQFESGKGHVAFLGGSITEMDGFRPMVCDRLRKRLPKCEFTFTNAGIASTCSTTGAFRLASDVLAKGPVDLLFVEYAVNDDQDAGHARRECIRGLEGIVRHARAHNPNADIVVTFFVNEGMLKTIAEGRTPLTVAAHDAVAAHYGISSVDVAKETADRIAAKTLTWKEYGGVHPARPGNALAAELIGQVLDAAWKAPLRDGAAKTPAPLPSGPLDEGNYGHGRFIDPKTAVLASGWTLAPADWKKAPGQWRQRFRDIPLLTATEPGAELTLAFEGRAVGAYVVAGPDAGKVEASVDGGPAATVDLFHSFSRGLHYPRTVMFATDLKPGKHTLVLRMAKEKNAASTGTAARIVQFVAN; this is encoded by the coding sequence GTGACATTCCTCTCCCTCTTCTCGGCCGCGTTCACCTGCATTGCAGTCGCCGGGCTGTCCCCGAATGTTCACCCGCGGGGCAGCCTCGACAACGCCCGGATTCAGTTCGAGTCGGGTAAGGGGCACGTCGCGTTCCTGGGCGGCTCGATCACCGAAATGGACGGCTTCCGGCCGATGGTCTGTGACCGGCTGCGGAAGCGGCTCCCGAAGTGCGAGTTCACGTTTACCAACGCCGGCATCGCGTCGACCTGTTCGACCACCGGGGCGTTCCGCCTCGCGTCGGACGTCCTGGCGAAAGGCCCCGTTGATTTGCTGTTCGTGGAATACGCAGTGAACGACGATCAGGACGCGGGACACGCCCGCCGGGAGTGCATTCGCGGTCTGGAGGGAATCGTCCGTCACGCCCGGGCGCATAACCCGAACGCGGATATCGTGGTCACGTTCTTCGTCAACGAAGGGATGCTGAAAACGATCGCGGAGGGGCGGACGCCACTAACCGTCGCCGCCCACGACGCGGTCGCCGCCCACTACGGGATTTCGTCGGTGGACGTTGCCAAAGAGACGGCCGACCGGATCGCTGCCAAAACGCTGACCTGGAAAGAATACGGCGGCGTCCACCCCGCCCGCCCGGGCAACGCGCTGGCCGCGGAGTTGATCGGCCAGGTGCTGGACGCCGCTTGGAAAGCCCCGCTCCGGGACGGCGCGGCGAAGACCCCCGCCCCATTACCGTCGGGTCCGCTCGATGAAGGCAATTACGGCCACGGGCGGTTCATCGACCCCAAAACAGCGGTCCTTGCCAGCGGTTGGACCCTCGCCCCCGCGGACTGGAAGAAGGCTCCGGGGCAATGGCGGCAACGGTTCCGCGACATCCCGCTGTTGACCGCCACCGAGCCGGGAGCCGAGTTAACCCTCGCGTTCGAGGGCAGGGCGGTCGGAGCCTACGTCGTCGCGGGGCCGGACGCCGGGAAGGTCGAGGCGTCGGTCGACGGCGGGCCGGCCGCGACCGTCGATCTCTTCCACAGCTTCAGCCGCGGATTGCACTACCCGCGGACTGTCATGTTCGCCACCGACTTGAAGCCCGGAAAGCATACGCTGGTGCTGCGAATGGCCAAGGAGAAGAACGCGGCGAGTACGGGAACGGCGGCTCGGATCGTGCAATTCGTGGCGAATTGA
- a CDS encoding PQQ-dependent sugar dehydrogenase: MRTLAIALCGFLTAAPAVAQTKPDIPPEYVKKKTRSETIRATLASHGLPNLEGKWLYAGPFDNADKEGFDKAYPPEKGYDPKATFTGKNGATFGWKEFPKFKLGEIVDLAPLFPANARTDAVVYLYLEFDSPKAFTLPLSLGSDDTLSVFTNGTRVLHEDHTRPAAADQARVDMKVKAGKNQLLIKIGQYAGGWEVYVSPETPSVLPATIAKRIDRDFPEPAVVQSQSAAAGNEARFYKIVTLQQPQDCVLEVGGLGFRPDGKLLACTRRGEVWLVHNPGSDTASEVKFTRFAAGLHEALGLHVVDNNTVYVTQRPELTRLVDENGDGLADSFVTLCDKWGVSGDYHEFAFGPAVDKDGNFFVTLNVGFGGGHQAKSAWRGWCVKISPTGAMEPWAYGLRSPNGITFAPDGELFYADNQGEWVATNKLHHLKKGKFYGHQAGLKWVKDSQFAGKVPDKVASGMTYDGQNYPALNKDVPRPDLDPPCVWFPYGRMGQSASEPKWDTTKGKFGPFAGQCFVGDQTRSMVMRVALEKVNGVYQGACFPFRSGLQCGVNRLVFGPDGSLYVGQTNRGWGSVGGKPYGLQRIAFTGEVPLEIHSVALTESGFDLTFTKPLNPKTAEKLDAVSVKSFTYVYYSNYGCPEVDQRAEKVTKTTVSKDGKKVSVTVPGLRQGRVYEIHLTGVSSADGEAVLHPEAYYTLNELVK, translated from the coding sequence ATGCGTACCCTCGCCATTGCCCTTTGCGGTTTCCTGACCGCCGCGCCCGCGGTCGCCCAAACCAAACCCGACATCCCGCCGGAGTACGTCAAGAAGAAGACCCGGTCCGAGACGATTCGGGCGACGTTGGCTTCACACGGGCTGCCGAACCTTGAGGGGAAATGGCTGTACGCCGGGCCGTTCGACAACGCGGACAAGGAAGGGTTCGACAAGGCGTACCCGCCGGAGAAGGGGTACGACCCGAAGGCGACGTTCACCGGCAAGAACGGCGCGACGTTCGGCTGGAAGGAGTTCCCGAAGTTCAAGCTCGGTGAAATCGTCGACCTCGCCCCCCTGTTCCCCGCGAACGCGCGGACGGATGCCGTCGTCTACCTGTACCTCGAATTCGACTCCCCCAAGGCGTTCACCTTGCCACTGTCTTTGGGCAGCGACGACACGCTCTCCGTGTTCACCAACGGCACCCGCGTCTTGCACGAAGACCACACCCGCCCGGCGGCCGCGGACCAGGCGCGGGTGGACATGAAGGTGAAAGCGGGGAAGAACCAACTTCTCATCAAGATCGGTCAATACGCCGGCGGTTGGGAGGTTTACGTCAGCCCCGAAACGCCCTCGGTCCTGCCCGCCACTATCGCCAAGCGGATCGACCGGGACTTCCCCGAGCCCGCCGTGGTTCAAAGTCAGAGCGCGGCGGCGGGGAACGAGGCGCGATTTTACAAGATCGTCACCCTTCAGCAGCCGCAGGATTGCGTCCTTGAAGTCGGTGGACTCGGCTTCCGCCCAGACGGCAAGTTGCTCGCCTGCACCCGCCGCGGGGAAGTCTGGCTGGTCCACAACCCCGGCTCGGACACGGCGAGCGAGGTCAAGTTCACCCGGTTCGCCGCCGGCCTCCACGAAGCCCTCGGCCTGCACGTGGTGGACAACAACACCGTCTACGTGACCCAGCGGCCGGAACTGACCCGGCTGGTGGACGAAAACGGCGACGGCTTGGCCGACTCGTTTGTTACTCTCTGCGACAAGTGGGGCGTGTCCGGCGACTACCACGAGTTTGCGTTCGGCCCGGCGGTGGATAAGGACGGAAACTTCTTCGTCACCCTGAACGTCGGCTTCGGCGGCGGCCACCAGGCGAAGTCGGCGTGGCGCGGGTGGTGCGTGAAGATCTCGCCGACCGGGGCGATGGAGCCCTGGGCGTACGGCCTGCGGTCGCCGAACGGGATCACGTTCGCCCCGGACGGCGAACTGTTTTACGCGGACAACCAGGGCGAGTGGGTCGCCACCAACAAACTGCACCACCTCAAGAAGGGCAAGTTTTACGGCCACCAGGCCGGGCTGAAGTGGGTCAAGGACTCGCAGTTCGCCGGGAAGGTACCGGACAAGGTCGCCAGCGGCATGACCTACGACGGGCAGAACTACCCGGCGCTGAACAAGGACGTCCCGCGGCCCGACCTCGACCCGCCGTGCGTCTGGTTCCCGTACGGCCGCATGGGCCAGTCCGCGAGCGAGCCGAAGTGGGACACGACGAAGGGCAAGTTCGGCCCGTTCGCCGGGCAGTGCTTCGTCGGCGACCAGACGCGGTCGATGGTGATGCGGGTCGCATTGGAAAAGGTGAATGGCGTCTACCAGGGAGCCTGTTTCCCGTTCCGCAGCGGCCTGCAATGCGGCGTCAACCGGCTGGTGTTCGGCCCCGATGGGAGTCTCTACGTCGGCCAGACGAACCGCGGCTGGGGCTCGGTCGGTGGCAAGCCTTACGGACTGCAGCGGATCGCGTTCACCGGCGAGGTGCCGCTCGAGATCCACTCCGTCGCGCTGACCGAGTCCGGCTTCGACCTGACGTTCACCAAGCCCCTGAACCCGAAGACGGCCGAGAAACTCGACGCGGTCTCGGTCAAGTCGTTCACCTACGTCTACTACTCGAACTACGGTTGCCCCGAGGTCGACCAGCGGGCCGAGAAGGTGACGAAGACGACCGTCTCGAAGGACGGCAAGAAAGTCTCGGTCACCGTCCCGGGGTTGCGGCAGGGTCGCGTGTACGAAATCCATCTCACGGGCGTGTCGTCCGCGGACGGCGAAGCCGTGCTGCACCCGGAAGCGTACTACACGCTGAACGAACTGGTGAAGTAA
- a CDS encoding 3-keto-disaccharide hydrolase, with translation MFLSTQAVMRCLVAAAALVVSIVPVAAEDKKSEDGWIQLFNGKDLTGWKIPNPPSGHFKEVIEKKNDEGKVIAFVGVEKNGGKEVPLWRVEDGTIIGGGPSSHIFTESGDYDNFHYRVEAKINDHGNSGQYFRTKFGPGFPAGYETQINATHGDPIKTGSIYPAGSLGKYKKDIVVLNTAPHKPDEFFTQEVIADGPHITVIVNGKQTIDWTDPDSTYTKGHFALQGHDPGSVMTFKKVEYKPIKK, from the coding sequence ATGTTTCTCTCCACGCAGGCCGTGATGCGCTGCCTGGTCGCGGCCGCCGCACTGGTCGTTTCCATCGTTCCGGTCGCGGCCGAGGACAAGAAGAGCGAAGACGGGTGGATCCAGCTGTTCAACGGCAAAGATCTGACCGGGTGGAAGATCCCGAACCCGCCGAGCGGGCACTTTAAAGAGGTGATCGAAAAGAAAAACGACGAGGGGAAAGTGATCGCGTTCGTGGGCGTGGAAAAAAATGGCGGCAAAGAAGTGCCGCTGTGGCGCGTCGAAGACGGGACGATCATCGGCGGCGGCCCCTCGAGCCACATCTTCACCGAGTCCGGCGACTACGACAACTTCCATTACCGCGTCGAAGCCAAGATCAACGACCACGGCAACAGCGGGCAATACTTCCGGACGAAGTTCGGCCCGGGCTTCCCGGCCGGCTACGAGACCCAGATCAACGCCACCCACGGCGACCCGATCAAAACCGGGAGCATCTACCCGGCCGGCTCGCTCGGCAAGTACAAGAAAGACATCGTCGTCCTCAATACCGCCCCGCACAAGCCCGACGAATTCTTCACCCAGGAAGTGATCGCGGACGGCCCGCACATCACGGTCATCGTCAACGGCAAGCAAACGATCGACTGGACCGACCCGGACAGCACGTACACCAAGGGCCACTTCGCCCTGCAAGGGCACGACCCGGGCTCCGTCATGACCTTCAAGAAAGTTGAGTACAAGCCGATCAAGAAGTAG
- a CDS encoding coproporphyrinogen-III oxidase family protein, translated as MTGVDQEKTGLGNYFIANYPPFSFWKADYVPDALAALNRPPVPGTPLGLYLHIPFCRKRCKFCYFRVYTDKNAKDVEVYLNAILKEVELLSQTACIDGRKLDYVYFGGGTPSYLSATQLRGLMERLKAIMPWDGAREIAFECEPGTLQQHKLQTLKELGVTRLSLGVENFKPEILQYNGRAHLEEEIHRAFGWARELGFDQINIDLIAGMVGEDWDNWRSCVQKTIALDPDSVTVYQMELPYNTVFSKELKELKVIGNDEPAHSIADWPTKRAWVRYAFDEFQKAGYDISSAYTVVKNKAKTQFVYRDALWRGADMFGTGVASFGHVNGVHVQNVDTWEAYVEKLNKGEIPLGRALPVTDHQRLVREMILQLKTGHLDRDYFQKKFGADILTEFADGYAKLESEGWLIVTPNGVELTPDGFLQIDRHLPAFFEPQHLSARYT; from the coding sequence ATGACAGGAGTTGATCAAGAGAAAACGGGTCTCGGCAACTACTTCATTGCCAATTACCCCCCTTTCTCGTTTTGGAAAGCGGATTACGTTCCAGACGCGTTGGCCGCGTTGAACCGGCCGCCGGTTCCGGGCACGCCACTCGGTCTGTATCTGCACATTCCTTTCTGCCGCAAGCGGTGCAAGTTCTGTTACTTCCGGGTTTACACCGACAAAAACGCCAAAGACGTCGAAGTGTATCTGAACGCGATCCTCAAGGAAGTCGAGCTGCTTTCCCAGACCGCCTGCATTGATGGGCGAAAACTCGACTACGTCTACTTCGGCGGCGGCACGCCGTCTTACTTGAGTGCCACGCAGTTGCGCGGGCTCATGGAACGGCTCAAGGCCATCATGCCCTGGGACGGCGCCCGCGAAATCGCGTTCGAGTGCGAACCCGGCACGCTCCAGCAACACAAATTACAAACGCTGAAGGAACTTGGGGTCACGCGGCTCAGCCTCGGGGTGGAAAACTTCAAGCCGGAGATTTTGCAGTACAACGGCCGCGCGCACCTCGAAGAGGAAATTCATCGCGCGTTCGGCTGGGCTCGGGAACTCGGGTTCGATCAAATCAACATTGACTTGATCGCCGGCATGGTGGGTGAAGACTGGGACAACTGGCGAAGCTGCGTCCAGAAAACGATCGCCCTCGACCCAGACAGCGTAACCGTTTACCAGATGGAACTGCCCTACAACACCGTCTTCTCGAAAGAGTTGAAAGAGTTGAAGGTGATCGGCAACGACGAGCCCGCGCACAGCATCGCCGACTGGCCGACCAAGCGGGCGTGGGTGCGGTACGCCTTCGACGAGTTTCAGAAAGCCGGGTACGACATCTCCAGTGCGTACACCGTCGTCAAGAATAAGGCAAAGACTCAGTTCGTTTACCGCGACGCCCTGTGGCGCGGGGCGGACATGTTCGGCACCGGTGTCGCCTCGTTTGGGCACGTCAACGGCGTTCACGTTCAGAACGTCGACACCTGGGAAGCCTACGTCGAGAAACTGAACAAGGGCGAGATCCCGTTAGGTCGTGCCTTACCGGTCACCGACCACCAACGGCTCGTTCGCGAAATGATCCTGCAGCTCAAAACCGGCCACCTGGACCGGGATTACTTCCAGAAGAAGTTCGGAGCCGACATCCTGACCGAGTTCGCAGACGGGTACGCCAAGCTCGAAAGCGAAGGGTGGCTGATTGTCACCCCGAACGGGGTGGAATTGACCCCCGACGGGTTCCTGCAAATCGACAGGCACCTGCCGGCGTTCTTCGAGCCGCAACACCTCAGCGCGCGGTACACCTGA
- a CDS encoding DUF1501 domain-containing protein, which produces MLRILGHSSTACDGLSRRDLLRAGSLAALTAALPRSARASGGAGPPARAVILIDLFGGPSHIDTFDPKPAAPPEVRGEFGTIPTALPGVRFCEHLPELARRADRFCTIRTLSHGYNSHNPYAVMTGYTGGQDQVDYYSKPTNHPSIPSICQYFGVGRGTQMPGYVMLPAFPGYSQGLRRAGPYGGYLGSAFDPVFSTCAPKWSREVNADRDFYDHTLQAMGEPDLPKPEGTITLDALDRRRTLVSQIDAQAAQVAGTRGMVDSRRRAFELLMSPGARRAFDVGREAPAARDRYGRDLFGSSVLLARRLVESGVTFVTVHTEAKASGHWDTHSNNFKMLKHLLLPFLDRAVSALIDDLRDRGLLDSTLVMVQGDMGRTPRVNAAAGRDHWPQCGFCLLVGGGIKEGCVHGKSDKSAAYPVDHPVTPGDLAATVYHLVGVDPEGTVPDHTTRPIPISHGGRVVTEILTRPS; this is translated from the coding sequence ATGCTCCGTATTCTCGGTCATTCTTCGACAGCTTGCGACGGCTTGAGCCGTCGGGATCTGCTTCGCGCGGGCTCGCTCGCCGCCCTGACGGCCGCGCTGCCGCGGTCTGCCCGCGCGTCCGGTGGGGCCGGTCCGCCCGCGCGGGCGGTCATCCTCATCGACCTGTTCGGCGGCCCGAGCCACATCGACACGTTCGACCCCAAACCGGCCGCGCCGCCGGAGGTTCGCGGGGAGTTCGGCACAATTCCGACCGCGCTGCCGGGCGTACGGTTTTGCGAACACCTGCCCGAACTCGCGCGAAGAGCCGACCGTTTTTGCACAATTCGGACCCTGTCGCACGGGTACAACAGCCACAATCCTTACGCCGTCATGACCGGGTACACCGGCGGGCAAGACCAGGTCGATTACTACTCGAAGCCGACCAACCACCCGAGCATTCCGTCGATCTGCCAATACTTCGGCGTCGGTCGCGGGACGCAGATGCCGGGCTACGTCATGCTCCCGGCCTTTCCGGGCTACAGTCAGGGGTTGCGACGCGCCGGACCTTACGGCGGCTACCTCGGGTCGGCGTTCGACCCCGTGTTTAGCACGTGCGCACCGAAGTGGTCCCGCGAGGTCAACGCGGATCGCGACTTTTACGACCACACCCTTCAGGCGATGGGCGAGCCCGACCTTCCCAAGCCGGAGGGAACGATCACGCTCGACGCCCTCGACCGCCGGCGGACGCTCGTGAGCCAGATCGACGCGCAGGCCGCACAGGTGGCCGGCACCCGCGGGATGGTCGACAGCCGGCGGCGGGCGTTCGAGCTGTTGATGTCGCCCGGCGCGCGGCGGGCGTTCGACGTGGGCCGAGAAGCACCGGCGGCCCGCGACCGCTACGGCCGCGACCTGTTCGGCTCGAGCGTTCTCCTTGCCCGGCGGTTGGTCGAGTCCGGGGTCACGTTCGTGACCGTCCACACGGAGGCGAAGGCGAGCGGACACTGGGACACGCACAGCAACAACTTCAAGATGCTGAAGCACCTGCTCCTGCCGTTCCTCGACCGCGCCGTGTCCGCACTGATTGACGATCTGCGCGACCGGGGGTTGTTGGATTCGACGCTCGTGATGGTTCAGGGCGACATGGGGCGGACGCCGCGGGTGAACGCGGCCGCCGGGCGCGACCACTGGCCGCAGTGCGGCTTCTGCCTGCTAGTTGGTGGTGGAATCAAGGAAGGGTGCGTTCACGGCAAGTCCGACAAGTCCGCGGCGTATCCCGTCGATCACCCGGTCACGCCGGGCGATCTGGCGGCCACGGTGTATCACCTCGTCGGCGTCGACCCGGAGGGAACCGTCCCGGACCACACTACGCGGCCGATTCCGATCAGCCACGGCGGGCGCGTGGTGACAGAAATCCTGACTCGACCCTCCTAA
- a CDS encoding DUF4058 family protein, translated as MPLNDWRDEREWDGVHLLWLAQLLDWVQPRLPPGFRAYVGSVPALTLETGDGKPDVTVRGWRGPPVAPPGPAVALAPDRETVAAFTPDSQRALHVDWHGQLIAAIELVSPRNKDRLDAKARYARRYLGYLRQGVHLMLVDVFSQPAGFSFADTMSDDLGLGEPPTPPPFAVSYRVGAPVPHGEAMGTPVALWRRPLGVGQPLPEVPLPLDEDTAVVIDLEATYHQAARRVYLG; from the coding sequence ATGCCGCTGAACGACTGGCGGGACGAGCGGGAGTGGGACGGCGTTCACCTCCTCTGGCTGGCGCAGCTGTTGGACTGGGTCCAACCCCGCCTGCCGCCCGGTTTCCGGGCCTACGTCGGTTCCGTGCCGGCCCTGACTCTGGAGACCGGCGACGGCAAGCCCGATGTCACCGTCCGCGGATGGCGCGGACCGCCGGTCGCCCCCCCGGGTCCCGCTGTCGCGTTGGCACCCGACCGCGAGACCGTGGCCGCGTTCACGCCCGATTCCCAGCGCGCCCTCCACGTCGATTGGCACGGGCAGTTGATCGCGGCGATCGAGTTGGTGTCCCCGCGGAACAAGGACAGGCTGGACGCGAAGGCGCGGTACGCCCGGCGGTATCTCGGATACCTACGACAGGGGGTCCACCTGATGCTGGTCGACGTGTTCTCGCAGCCGGCTGGGTTCTCGTTTGCGGACACGATGTCCGACGACCTCGGGTTGGGGGAGCCGCCCACCCCGCCGCCGTTCGCGGTCAGCTACCGGGTCGGCGCCCCGGTCCCCCATGGCGAAGCGATGGGCACTCCGGTCGCCCTGTGGCGGCGGCCCCTCGGAGTCGGTCAGCCGCTGCCGGAGGTGCCGCTGCCGTTAGACGAGGACACAGCGGTCGTGATTGATTTGGAGGCCACGTACCACCAAGCGGCGAGGCGCGTATATCTCGGATGA
- a CDS encoding S1C family serine protease: MLFAVVPVDARGDDGAARDKVKAIEQHLKQVIDAAEPGVVAVVVSHKKYPPLPASDRLPQGRLGRYPVADVVRQVRPLGFPGGAGFSGIDPKLDLSDPQNIPDNQFGSGVVLDDRNGLVLTAYHLIESATKIYVRSSSGRGSYADIFAADARSDLAVLKLIDPVPGLRAIKMAAVRLTPGPNGEKPSVARGMWVISLGHPQAAGFADGTPSASWGILSNVRRRAGAERTPGPFGDAQADRALYQYGSLLQTDARVTIGCSGAALLNFDGELVGLTTPMAAVTGIETAGGFAIPMDTNYRRIIGVLAEGKEVEYGFLGVSVGLANTARFDRGLPISSVSPGTPAARAGLTAADLIIGIDGNPVREQDDLFLHVGAALAGTKVRLTVVRDGQSRAVDVVLTKFLHKMARIVSTNPPSIYGLRVDYSSVLLMQLIKAQDPQARDVILPPGVMIRDLEAGSPAERRLTPLGDIKNQWLVTRVNNVPVATPAEFYGEALPAAAGKAPLKLTLVDIKPGDAPSEREVVLP; encoded by the coding sequence ATGCTGTTTGCCGTCGTGCCGGTCGACGCCCGCGGCGACGACGGGGCGGCCCGGGACAAAGTTAAGGCCATCGAGCAACACCTCAAGCAGGTGATCGACGCGGCCGAACCGGGCGTCGTGGCGGTTGTCGTTTCGCACAAAAAATACCCGCCGTTGCCGGCGTCCGACCGCTTGCCTCAAGGGCGCCTGGGTCGATACCCGGTCGCGGACGTCGTGCGGCAGGTGCGACCCCTGGGCTTTCCGGGCGGGGCCGGGTTCAGCGGTATCGACCCCAAACTCGACCTGAGCGATCCGCAAAACATCCCCGACAACCAGTTCGGGTCCGGGGTCGTTTTGGACGACCGAAACGGCCTGGTGCTGACCGCGTACCACCTGATCGAATCGGCCACGAAAATTTACGTCCGCTCGTCTTCGGGCAGGGGGTCTTACGCGGACATCTTCGCGGCCGACGCGCGGAGCGATCTCGCTGTCCTGAAGTTGATCGACCCGGTGCCCGGTCTCCGGGCAATCAAGATGGCCGCCGTCCGCCTCACGCCCGGCCCGAACGGTGAAAAGCCGAGTGTTGCCAGGGGCATGTGGGTCATCTCACTGGGGCACCCGCAGGCCGCCGGGTTCGCGGACGGGACGCCGAGCGCGTCGTGGGGGATTTTGAGTAACGTCCGCCGGCGGGCGGGCGCTGAGCGCACGCCCGGCCCGTTCGGCGACGCTCAGGCCGACCGGGCTCTTTATCAGTACGGCAGCCTGCTCCAAACCGACGCCCGGGTCACGATCGGCTGCAGCGGGGCAGCCCTTTTGAACTTCGACGGGGAACTCGTCGGGCTGACGACGCCGATGGCCGCGGTCACCGGGATCGAAACGGCCGGCGGGTTCGCCATCCCGATGGACACGAACTACCGGCGGATCATCGGGGTGCTGGCCGAAGGGAAAGAGGTCGAGTACGGCTTTTTGGGCGTGTCCGTCGGGCTGGCTAACACCGCACGGTTCGACCGCGGGCTCCCGATCAGTTCGGTCAGTCCGGGAACCCCGGCCGCCCGGGCCGGATTGACCGCGGCCGATTTGATCATCGGCATCGACGGCAACCCCGTCCGCGAGCAGGACGACTTGTTCCTGCACGTCGGGGCGGCCCTGGCCGGGACCAAGGTGAGATTGACGGTCGTCCGCGACGGCCAGTCCCGCGCGGTCGATGTCGTTCTGACCAAATTTCTTCACAAGATGGCCAGAATCGTGTCGACCAACCCACCCTCGATTTACGGCCTCCGGGTCGACTACAGTAGCGTGCTTCTGATGCAACTGATCAAGGCTCAAGACCCCCAGGCCCGGGACGTGATCCTGCCGCCCGGGGTGATGATCCGCGACCTGGAAGCGGGGAGCCCCGCCGAACGCCGGTTGACGCCGTTAGGCGACATAAAGAATCAGTGGCTTGTCACCCGCGTGAACAACGTCCCGGTCGCCACGCCGGCCGAGTTCTACGGCGAAGCCCTGCCCGCGGCCGCGGGCAAGGCGCCGCTCAAGCTGACGCTCGTCGACATCAAACCCGGCGACGCGCCGAGCGAACGGGAAGTCGTGTTGCCGTGA